Within Quercus lobata isolate SW786 chromosome 5, ValleyOak3.0 Primary Assembly, whole genome shotgun sequence, the genomic segment GTGATTGAAATGTTCTCAGCACAAAAGAAATGCAAtaacacataataaaaaaaaaaaaaaaaaaaaaaaaaaaaaaaaaaaaaaaaaaaccaaagcaaaaaaatcgatcaaataataaaataaaggcgGGTGGGCTACAACTTATATCCAAATTGCTGGACTTGATCATTTCCAGAATTTCAGTATCAAAAGAATCAATAAAACATCCTTACTTTGATTGCAACATCTCAGGAAACTTATATTGTATAAAATTGTCTAGGGCTCTACAACCAAAGGGAAAAAATGTGATGAAATAAGCAATAAGCAAAACTAACAATaacaaacacaacaaatttttatgTTGGTAGGCAAAATGAGATGTGTCCCAATGTTACATTGATCAGTACCAATGtcatatttggttttttttttttttttttaacacattgaATGGTACTAATGTAATATTGGACAATACCATCcaaagtgattaaaaaaatgacgtagctaacaatcaaaataaaaaattagttttatgCTACCTAGGATGTCACATGTACTGGCCATGAAAATTAAGGATGTTCAAAAATTACGTAATctataaaatgagaaaataccGTAGCCccgaataagaccaaaataccctcattaacatataaaattactaaaatacccctaagAAACTTTTAAAAGgaccaaaatatccttgaaaccctaaaataagtaaaatacccataaaactttaaaattttaaaagtgactaaaataaatttttaaaatttcaaaataaattttaataaaaaaactaaaatgaataaaaatagtGCTAAAATACCAAGAATGACGTAAACATCCTTGAAAGCTTCATTCAAACATCCTCAAAACCTTTAGAATGACTAAAATACTTGCAAACTTTTAAAGTTGCCATAATAGCATCAAAATCACTAAATTTGGTTGTGTTCGAGTAATATTTCGGTTTTTTAAGTGATTGGGAGTATATTTTGGTCATGTTAGAGGTTTCTTGgaaattttggtgatttttgaCAAATGTTACTTGTCTCGTATTTAGCCAAACATTAGAGGTAATTCGATTATTTTGAAAAAGGCAAAACTTAGCTACAATAGTTTAGGTGCAGTGCATTAGGTTTCCCAATTAACTTCGAATACTTGGttgtattgaccaataaaaCACATATAGTGTTAttcttttccaaacaaaattaaatttaaaacaactaagtgtttgaatttaattggagatGCTAATGTATTGCATTTAATGGGTTTCATTCagctttttgaaattttgttttttgaaaatggtGGTTTTAAAAAATGCGATATAAAATTGTGATCTTCTAAGAGCATCAGCATCCCACAATTCCAATTCTgctctattttaccatttcaaaaagctactttatcattataccatacaattttacaatacctccaacatctcaaacttttattttcttattctactcattaaaataatatattccaaaattatatcttttctctcccatctctctcctctctctaatttttagCTCTCTTTTATCTGCGACTTCCGCCGGAGCCTTCATTTCTGGTGAGCCTTCATTTTTAGCTCTCTTTAAGACCATTGAATAGGTTCAAGAAAAAAACGcatcaatcaaacaaaatccAACAATAACCCATCAactcaaacacccaaaacttCATAGATCAACCAAAAACGCATCAATCAACAAatcccacaaacaaaaaatcctaaatttcacAACTCGGCTTCAATGAAACCCAAAACTTCATTCACTCCATGACGAGCTCGTACCTGCACTTCTCATAGATGTGGCGCTCAGTCTTGCACTTCCATGGGAGGTACAACTCGGCTTGCCTGCACTTGTTGAGAGGAAATCACGCCAGAAAAAGCTTAAACACGCCGCCGATTATACCACGCCGATCTGGACCCAAAAAACCCATAAATCGCCACCATACCACGCCGATCTCAACTTCCCCAGTCTCACCTCCACGCTAGACCTACGACCCATGCCAAAATAGCccaccatgagagagagagatgtgatgagagagagaggccgttgtggagagagaaaggagatgagaaacagagaagagacaccatggtgagagagagagtcagatatgtgaataaaaaaaatattattttgttttagaattgtgctacaatgcaattctaaaggtagaattgcactgtagcattattgcaaaaaaatttgcaatacttgGCATTAGCATTCCTTGATGCAGAGCATTTTGGAACTTGAAATGCCAAATTCCCTTTACATTTGGCATTAGCATTCCCCAGTGCTAATGCTCTAAAGAAGCAGAGTGTTTGATAAATGAtgttaaaaaattctttttgaaaaaaactaAGTGTTTGGCTAGTACTAATTAAAATTGCGGTTTAAGGTGTAAATTACCACAAAGAACAAAATATATGTAAGAGAATTCTCTTATACTTATGGTTTCACCTTCTTaattataagaaataaaaaagaagtggATTTTGTATGATGAAGATTAGAGATACAAATCAAGGATAATTTACCTAATTGGCATATCTAATACTAAGACAAATAAGCAAATTACCAACTATAAGCATCCAAATCCTTTGAGCAATGCCACTAATAAGTGCACTATCCAAGTATTCCAACCTAAGAGAATCCATCCCGAAAGAATAGTAGTAGGCCACTTGTATTACTATATCtatactagcctctaagcacgcatGTTGCGTGTGCTTAGAGGCGTGTgcttagaggctcttctatttttttttaagtaaaaattaataatttgcattattataatttggaaatatattttttatttttcaaacaaatgaaaaaaataaactttagaaatagtcagcaactgcaatttctttttttaacttgtaTTTGAAAGTGGTGTAGTGATATAGAGAAAAGTTTTGGtaggaaaaataagatgaatGTGAGGAGAAAGAAGGCTAAAATTTTAGAagttcttttagttttttatttattattttttaaattatgggtgttttacttttattcagatgaaaaatgaataaaaaatgctaaattttagggaataaaaagatgaacgtaaaaggaaaaaaaaatcctaaattttaggagttatttttttaattcaaaataaaatttgttatttgatatttatgacTTTATTTCTAAGAGAAGTTACCATTCATTAATGAGGATTTTTTTGAACTACATAAAAGTTCAGTTTAAAAAGGAGGAATCTTCTTATAGATAGTATTGATgatgaaatgaaaattaatgaTTTAAGATTCCATCCCAAAAGAATAATAGTAGgccacttctctctctctctctctctctctctctctctctctctctctctctctctctctctctctctatatatatatatatatataatgatcaTTAAtgatgtaagaaaaaaatagaaaagataaCATTACATAATATTGCTCACGTGGTAATTGTATAATGGTATCACACAACACTAGGAAGATTTGTCAACAATAAGAACGGTATATGTATAGCTAACAAAATTGGAGGGCAAATCCCAGTTTGGAACGATTTGGTCACTTCTAATTTCCTAGTTTATCCCTTTCCCTTtgtatgtgtgttaaaatacttaatattctaaaaaataaaaataaaaataaaaattcctagTTTATCAACAACAATCCAtctttattaaatattaaaaaaaaaaaaaaaaaaaaaagcaccataAGATGAATGGATTTTCATTTTCCACAATACAAACAATATGAGAgtaggcttaaaaaaaaaaaaaaaaaacatagagtttaattaaagattaatacTTGAATGGATCATctatttattggtttttttttttttttttaatagagagttttaacctataatGTCTGCTCTTGATAATagtttttatcatcaaaccaagacacaaatcggtttttggtgtaaactAATTGAATCCCCAatatcttattcaaccatcaaaaattttacttgctaagctaactagaaccaatatttatttattgggtttAAGTTAAACTCTatcaactaaaaatatatagatgacattttctttttgaaaattttaaaaaatatgtgacAATTAATTAGTTggttaaattataaaacaataGAGTAGAGAAAAAGGTTGAATACATGGTTAAATTTTCTTAATCTTAATTGCCACAGACTCTACCACAGACTCACaggtataaaaataaataatagaaaagttGTCATTGAAAAGCTTTAtctatcattaaaaataaatgatagaaAAGTTTGATCCTAGTATAATACTAGGGGtataagagtaaatttatataatctacattttttattttctcatttttcttcttaaccaaataaaatttttttctatctcttttcttttcgACCCTTTACTAAACACTACGAGATAACTAAAATCTATTTATATTCTCACACTTTTCCATTCTCCAACAAAGTGTTAGgttccaaataatattatcacaaatattatcaatctaaaataacaatcacacacaaaaacataaatatttacacaaaaaactcattctctttgaagggaaaaaccacAAGCTTAATTCCAAATCAATTCAGTattttcaaatcaattacaatatctcttatatatgtttcacggttaaagaaaaaaaaaaatttctttaatctCACATGCACTAATTATTTCTCTCAAAAGCGGCAACACTTTGatctctcttttctattttcttctccatGCACAACTCTTTCTTGActgtcttctttttctctaagcAGCTCCCTCTTGGctactctctcttttctcttgtgCAGCAAACCTTGTTTGGCAAACCTTGTTGCTGCTATCACACCATCTTATAGTGCACATGCTttctgtaaaaaataaaaaataaaaaataaaaaaaaaaaccttgaacaGCCTTACACTCCTAGTAATACTAGGATTCCTAACAAAACTTTGATGTGGGCTAGACTTTGGTGTCCATGTGCACCCAACAATATCCCTCTCTAGTGCACCAATGGGAAGAGATCTTGATTCTATCTCTTCAATTCAATTCCATGCTAGTGAAGCCAATACAAGGTTTGACCTTCTTCATTATCCACACTAGCACTGAGAACGCCTCATCAGTGTCAATACCTTTCATTCTCAAAGAATTCATCTCATCTTGGATTTCCTTAATCCAATCCCTTGGCTCCCCCTCATCAAAAGCCCAATTATTCTTGAAGATAAAATTTGACATTCTCCATTAGTCCTCTTATTGTGAAGTTCATCATTCTCTAGTGGAGGATATTGCTCCCCTGCTCAAGACCTCCAAGGTCTTTCACTTCATCATCATCCCATATAGCCTTAGAATTTTCATATTCATCACATATTACTTCCTCATCCGAAGCACTATTAGGCAATGAGAATTTCACTCTCTTGACATCATTACCATCAATCCCAACTCTCATCTTTGGAGTTTCTCaaaatctttaattttattgaacttcTTCTTATAGGTCTTCACATGAGTCCTGTACATACCACAACAAGCATGTCCTCTTGCAACAACCAATGACCCCTTAGTAAGTTTCCATCTTCCATTACCAAGGTGGTTACAATAACCCTCTCTATCCATAGCTAATGTAGAAAACACATTCATCGTTAAATCTAGAACATGTTGCACATTCTTCGATATCACAGTGCTACCAACATTGGTTTTAATGCACACATCaccaattttcacaattattgagtaACTGGAATTACCCACTTTCACTGTACCAAAGTCTCCTGCTCTGTACATGGTAAACAACTCTTTAATAGGGATAACATAGCGGGAGGCTGCCGAATCAACAACCCACTCAACATCATTATTAGCAACATGCTCACATTTTTGCTCTTCAATAAAGATCAACACAACATCCTCAGCAATCACAACATTTGTAGTATGTTTCTCACtatcattatttttatctttgccttcattttgttctttatttcaATGTCAACAATTTCTTCTTATGTGAccatttttcccacaatagaaGCATTCTCTAGTTTCCTTAAACTGAGATCTATCTTTTGATTTTGACCTACGATTGAATTTTCAATCATTAGGTCCTTTACTTCTACCTCTACTCTTGTTCTTCGTGACAAAAGCTTGATCTCGTGCATTGTTTATATTCACATCTCTCCTGTGAACCTCTTCACCTAAAATCAAATCTCGAATGTTatcatatttgaatttgtttttccttgtaGAATTACTTACCACCATTCTCATAGCTTTCCAATTGTTTGGTAAAAAAGCCAAAAGAATTAatgcacgaatctcatcatcaaattcaATTTCCACTACGGATAATTGATTTGTAATCGTATTAAACTCATTCAGACATTGTACTACAGGAGTGTCTTTtgccttcttcaaattaaactTCTTCATTAGATGCACCTTGTTGTTAGCCGACGGCTTTACGTACATgccagacaaagccttcattaTATGcattgtggttttctttttcacaaCATTGTGTACAATTGATCTTAACAGAGTTAATTGAATAACTCCCAGTATATGTCTATCAAGAAGATTCCATTCTTCATTCTTCATAGTATCAGGTTTCTTCCCTAAAAGAGACAAATGCAACTTCTTCCCGTAGAGATTCTTCAATCTGTATTGTCCAATACCCAAAGTCTGTTCCATTAAACCTCTCAATTCTTAAAGCCTTGCCTTTTTCTCCGGCCATCACTTCCACTCAAACCTAtcctctgataccacttgttgggtcccaaataatattatcacaaatattatcaatccaaaataataatcacATACAAGAATACAAATATTTACGTGAAAAActctttgaagggaaaaatcACGAAACAAACTCCGAATCAATtaactattatcaaatcaattataatatcTCGTGTATGTCTCATAgctaaagaaaaatctctcttgtattttttttttttctctcacacaCTAATTATCTTTCTTAAAGGCAGCAACACTTGATCtctcatttctattttcttttccacaCTCAACTTTCTCTTGGctgtcttctttttctctaagcGGCCCTCTCTTGGTTgatctctcttttctcttgtgCGGCAAACCTTGTTGCTGCTATCAAACTATCTTATGGTGCACAACATgctttttatatacaaaaagcTTCAGCCGCCTTACACTCCTTGTAATACTAGGATTCCTAACACAACTTTAATTATAGTTCTTAAAGAGCGCTACTGTTTACTATTtcctaattctaattgaactaAGAGAGTTCAACTTCATGTGGCTTGTAAGCCACACAAACATAAGCTCATTAAATGAGCACTACTTTGGTGTGGGCTGGACTTTGGCATCCACAAGCACCCAACACAAAGTGGACCCTAAAGGAGGAAGTACATCTTGGACAACAccataatatataatttcttcaCACTTTTAACCATATATTTGCAATTGGTTTTCAGCATATCAAAGCATATCTTGTACATAAAAGCAATTCAAATTAGAAAAGGAAATACATCTAGCAAACCTTAACTTCAATCAAATTGAAGATGGACATcaatttatttcaatatttcgggagagggggggggggttgaacTGGATTATGACCGTACATCTAACAAAATGTTTGATGCACACGAGTACCAAATAATATCTAGTGCAAACAACAAAATTGCCTGTCTTATGAGCGAATCAATTCAAGTATgtcaaaatagaaaaatcacAGAATTAGATGAGAGAGCTCCATAGAAAGAACTTAAAATGTTCATCTTAAAATAAGTCAAAATATAAACTAACTTTAGTCAAAACCATTTACATTAAAAAGTAACACACCTTATTTGTCATGTCACTTCCCGTTTGCCTACTCAGCAATGATCactattttcatgtttttttcaCAACATCCACGTTTAGTGCAAATAAAATAGTTTGCTCCTTTCTCAAGATAAAGTTGATCATTTCCACTGTTGTTTTCAAAAGCACTTATTGGTGCTTTGCATGTTTCATAACCATGTTTGTCTACAACAACCACATTGTACTCCCTTGGGTCGTATACAAACTCTGTAACATAGAAACAAGGAGAAAATTTAGAATCTTAGTTGGAGATTCAAGAATCTAATTTcatgatttgaaaaaaaaaaaaaaactaaactttgACTAAAAATTTTGGTGGAAATGGAAAATGTAAGATTTTAAAAGCTAATGTGAAAGCATGAGAAAGAGGCAACAAAAGTCATATGCTTCCATTTTCTATATATCACAGTAAGAATTACACTAAGTCATTAAGTGCAACCACAATGTGTaggacataatttttattatagtaATCTAGAATATGATACATGAAATCATTTCTTGTAGAGGTTTCCCAAGAAATTTGATAGATTAGAATGAAGTGTGagaaaaagaattttcattGATAAAACTATGCAATTATTTGTCGGTAATAATGGTTCATATCTACCACAGAATTCTTAGCTTGGCGGTACCTCTGGCTCACCCACAGAGAGGTGAGCTTTGTTAAGAGTCCAAGCTCACTGGCCTTGTCAGCAACAACTACCATGTAGTCTAGTATAGATTTGCATTGTAATTAGCTCATTGTAACAGATTGATATTGTAATATGTGCTTTAGACAGTTAAAGATAGTTGTTAGGAGTTAACAGTTGGAATATGGATTGCATTAACAGTTGGAATATTGGTACAGCAAGTTGTTAAGCGGTTAGACATGTTAGTTGGTGTGATGGCATTAACAGTTGGAATATGGACATAAGTGTAATCAAGCAATGAGTAGAGATAATGATGAGACTGACCAGCTTATGCTAATTCCTCTtactttgctctctctctctctctctctctctctctctctctaattatTCCCATTATTCCCTCTATTCTCTACGTCTCTCTTACTATAAGGTCTGGCTGCCTTAAATCAGTTGCATAGCTTAGAGTTAGAATTGAGATTCTAACAATCTCCATGTTTGCTAGCAAATTCCCCTTTTGCAGGTGAGTTTACCTTCTAGGGCC encodes:
- the LOC115991211 gene encoding basic blue protein-like; the protein is MALGRAILFSIIVLWGLVLYRQTALAEEFLVGGPEGWAENIINWPPNGTTFHAGDVLEFVYDPREYNVVVVDKHGYETCKAPISAFENNSGNDQLYLEKGANYFICTKRGCCEKNMKIVIIAE